A portion of the Flavobacterium magnum genome contains these proteins:
- the msrA gene encoding peptide-methionine (S)-S-oxide reductase MsrA, whose product MKKVSVLILAFFGIACQSKAKENKAVTAQTNQPIKMNTQDGMEVATFAGGCFWCTEAIFLELDGVKSVVSGYTGGARPNPTYEQVSSGATGHAEATEITFDPAKISFGELLEVFFATHDPTTLNRQGNDIGTQYRSEIFYHSNAQKQTAEDYIAQLTAAKTYSNPIVTKVSPAVAFYPAENYHQNYYNQNKGQSYCHYVITPKVKKVREHFKDKLKK is encoded by the coding sequence ATGAAAAAAGTATCGGTTCTTATTTTGGCATTTTTCGGAATTGCCTGCCAATCCAAGGCGAAAGAAAACAAAGCGGTCACAGCACAAACAAATCAACCCATAAAGATGAATACACAGGACGGAATGGAAGTCGCCACGTTTGCCGGCGGATGCTTTTGGTGTACAGAAGCAATTTTTTTAGAATTGGATGGAGTAAAGTCGGTCGTATCCGGTTACACGGGTGGCGCGAGGCCGAATCCAACATATGAGCAGGTCAGCTCAGGCGCCACCGGGCACGCCGAAGCCACAGAAATCACTTTTGATCCCGCGAAAATTTCGTTCGGCGAATTACTGGAGGTGTTTTTCGCAACGCATGACCCCACGACGCTGAACCGCCAGGGTAATGACATCGGGACACAATACCGCAGTGAGATTTTTTACCACAGCAACGCACAGAAACAGACTGCAGAGGACTATATCGCGCAACTTACAGCCGCAAAGACCTACAGCAATCCGATCGTAACCAAGGTGTCTCCGGCCGTAGCATTTTACCCTGCTGAAAATTACCACCAGAATTACTACAATCAGAACAAGGGCCAGTCCTATTGCCATTATGTGATTACCCCGAAAGTCAAAAAAGTCAGGGAACATTTCAAGGACAAGCTCAAGAAGTAA
- a CDS encoding DEAD/DEAH box helicase, whose translation MATFEQFNLPKSLQKAIDELGFVTPTPIQEKSFALIMSGRDMMGIAQTGTGKTFAYLLPLLKLYKFSPTHTPKIVILVPTRELVVQVVEEVEKLTTYMSVRTLGIYGGVNINTQKTAVYQGIDILVGTPGRVMDLALDNVIRFDETSKLVIDEFDEMLNLGFRPQITSILAMMKPKRQNILFSATMTDEVDAVLNDFFDFPEEVSLAASGTPLENITQRAYPVVNFNTKINLLKDLLQKDDSMSRLLIFVNNKKIADMLFDNIDEAFPGEFGVIHSNKSQNYRLNTMAEFQQGHLRGIITTDIMARGLDISDITHVINFEMPEMPELYMHRIGRTGRADATGTAISLYTAREEEMKLEAEVLMNKEIELLPFPEDVAISDKLIGPEKDKQPVKFLMKKPKLEGDGAFHEKSKKNQKVNLGGPSKTKKKTHGSVNRNMLRTQTAKRNKKK comes from the coding sequence ATGGCTACATTTGAACAGTTCAACCTTCCGAAATCATTACAGAAAGCAATTGACGAACTCGGGTTTGTTACCCCTACACCGATCCAGGAGAAGTCTTTTGCTTTGATCATGTCGGGGCGCGACATGATGGGAATTGCTCAAACCGGAACAGGAAAGACATTCGCTTACCTTTTGCCTCTGCTGAAATTGTATAAATTTTCGCCCACGCATACGCCAAAAATTGTCATCCTTGTACCCACCCGTGAACTGGTCGTCCAGGTTGTTGAGGAAGTCGAAAAACTGACCACTTACATGTCGGTGAGGACACTTGGGATTTACGGCGGCGTCAACATAAATACCCAAAAAACTGCTGTTTATCAGGGTATTGACATTCTTGTGGGTACGCCGGGACGCGTTATGGACCTGGCTTTGGATAATGTAATCCGTTTTGATGAAACAAGCAAGCTCGTAATCGACGAATTCGATGAGATGCTTAACCTGGGTTTTCGTCCGCAAATCACCTCGATTTTAGCCATGATGAAACCCAAGCGCCAAAACATCCTGTTTTCGGCTACGATGACCGATGAGGTCGATGCCGTATTAAACGACTTCTTTGATTTTCCTGAGGAAGTCAGCCTGGCCGCTTCAGGGACACCATTGGAAAATATCACCCAGCGCGCGTATCCCGTGGTGAATTTCAATACCAAAATCAATTTGCTCAAGGATTTGCTGCAAAAGGATGACAGCATGAGCCGTTTGCTGATTTTCGTCAACAACAAAAAGATTGCCGATATGCTTTTCGACAATATTGACGAAGCATTTCCGGGCGAATTTGGCGTCATCCATTCCAACAAATCACAAAACTACCGGCTTAACACGATGGCAGAATTTCAGCAGGGACACCTGCGCGGGATTATTACAACCGATATTATGGCACGTGGACTGGATATTTCTGACATTACGCACGTGATCAACTTTGAGATGCCGGAAATGCCGGAATTGTACATGCACCGTATTGGGCGAACCGGGCGTGCCGATGCGACCGGAACTGCAATCAGCCTGTACACGGCGCGCGAAGAAGAAATGAAACTCGAAGCCGAAGTGCTGATGAACAAGGAAATCGAATTACTCCCGTTCCCTGAAGATGTAGCGATTTCTGATAAACTCATCGGACCGGAAAAGGATAAGCAGCCGGTAAAATTCCTGATGAAAAAACCGAAACTCGAAGGCGACGGCGCGTTCCACGAGAAATCGAAGAAAAACCAGAAGGTGAATCTCGGCGGGCCGTCTAAGACAAAAAAGAAAACCCACGGCTCTGTAAACCGAAACATGCTCAGGACACAGACCGCTAAAAGAAATAAAAAGAAATAG
- a CDS encoding D-2-hydroxyacid dehydrogenase, with protein MKVLANDGLSKSGINALEKAGFEVITTKVAQEQVANFINENNVSVLLVRSATKVRKDLIDGCPGLKVIGRGGVGMDNIDVDYARATGKHVINTPASSSESVAELVFAHLFTGVRFLQDANRNMPLEGDTNFEGLKKAYANGTELRGKTLGIIGFGRIGQAVAKMALGLGMKVIAADKFLGKAEIKVDFYNGQFIIVEIPTEPQEDLFRHSHFITLHVPAQDGYVIGAAELSQMRDGVGIINCARGGVIDEVALIDALDQGKVSFAGLDVFESEPTPEIQILMHPKISLTPHIGAATNEAQDRIGTELAEQVISILKTENS; from the coding sequence ATGAAAGTATTAGCTAACGACGGACTATCAAAAAGCGGTATCAATGCGCTCGAAAAAGCCGGTTTCGAAGTCATTACGACCAAGGTTGCCCAGGAACAGGTTGCAAATTTTATTAATGAAAATAACGTATCGGTATTGCTCGTACGCAGTGCGACCAAGGTCAGGAAAGACCTTATTGACGGATGTCCCGGACTGAAAGTGATTGGGCGCGGTGGTGTCGGAATGGACAATATCGATGTCGACTATGCGCGCGCAACGGGCAAACATGTCATCAACACCCCGGCCTCTTCGTCAGAATCGGTTGCGGAATTGGTATTCGCCCATTTGTTTACGGGTGTGCGTTTTTTGCAGGATGCCAACAGGAACATGCCTTTGGAAGGCGACACCAATTTTGAAGGACTTAAAAAGGCCTATGCCAATGGTACGGAACTTCGCGGCAAGACCCTTGGGATCATCGGCTTTGGACGGATTGGCCAGGCCGTGGCTAAAATGGCGTTGGGCCTTGGTATGAAGGTAATCGCCGCCGACAAATTTTTGGGAAAGGCTGAAATCAAGGTCGATTTCTACAACGGGCAGTTTATCATTGTTGAAATCCCTACCGAGCCACAGGAAGACCTCTTCAGGCATTCGCATTTTATTACTCTGCATGTCCCGGCACAAGATGGGTATGTAATCGGGGCGGCAGAACTCAGTCAGATGCGCGACGGCGTGGGCATTATCAATTGTGCGCGCGGCGGTGTCATCGACGAAGTGGCGCTGATCGATGCGCTTGATCAAGGAAAGGTTTCGTTCGCGGGGCTGGATGTTTTTGAAAGCGAACCCACACCCGAAATCCAAATCCTGATGCATCCCAAAATTTCGCTGACGCCACACATCGGGGCAGCGACGAATGAGGCCCAGGATCGGATCGGCACTGAACTTGCTGAACAGGTAATCAGTATTTTAAAAACGGAAAATAGTTAA
- a CDS encoding DUF6146 family protein produces the protein MKKIVVTTLLLSSIMAACIASKNGAPGQPGKDAAMAVNDTVRIANDELEYEIIIIDPGFNSWFNSYAKPRNFYSQPYLEARNRVWVSEWNIRASSPLTYGDLYGMRIDYNTNIDYGYEVNYMLFNYMTYFQIVNKVQLGGFAPRI, from the coding sequence ATGAAAAAGATTGTTGTAACGACCCTGCTGCTGTCCTCGATCATGGCAGCCTGCATCGCCTCAAAAAATGGTGCGCCGGGCCAACCCGGAAAAGATGCCGCCATGGCTGTAAATGATACCGTCAGGATTGCCAATGACGAACTGGAATATGAAATCATCATCATTGATCCGGGCTTCAACTCTTGGTTCAATTCGTATGCCAAACCACGCAATTTTTATTCTCAGCCCTATCTTGAAGCACGCAACAGGGTTTGGGTCAGCGAGTGGAACATCAGGGCATCCTCACCGCTTACATACGGCGATCTTTACGGCATGCGGATCGACTACAACACGAATATCGACTACGGTTATGAAGTGAATTATATGCTGTTCAACTACATGACGTATTTCCAGATTGTGAATAAGGTGCAGCTGGGCGGTTTTGCGCCAAGGATATAA
- a CDS encoding TIGR02757 family protein: protein MTATELKDFLDEKASHYNNPAFIESDPVQIPHLFTIKEDIEISAFLAATVAWGNRKSVIRSATRMMELMGNSPYDFVMSHKEKDLDRMDGFVHRTFNAADLRSFIVGLQHIYKNHGGMEQVFVLNQAGGYLHQSITEFKKLFFEIDHLPRSRKHIADPATNSAAKRIHLFLRWMARKDRRGVDLGIWKSVSPAILSCPLDVHSGNIARSLGLITRKQNDGRALAELDAKLRDFDPLDPVKYDYALFGIGAFEKSILP, encoded by the coding sequence ATGACTGCGACCGAGTTGAAGGATTTTCTCGATGAGAAAGCCTCACATTATAACAATCCCGCATTTATCGAATCCGATCCCGTACAGATCCCGCATCTGTTTACCATCAAAGAAGATATTGAAATTTCTGCGTTCCTTGCGGCGACCGTAGCCTGGGGAAATCGCAAATCAGTGATCAGAAGTGCCACGCGTATGATGGAATTGATGGGAAATTCGCCCTACGATTTTGTAATGTCCCACAAGGAAAAAGACCTGGACCGAATGGATGGCTTTGTACACCGTACATTTAATGCCGCTGACTTAAGGTCTTTTATCGTGGGCTTACAGCACATTTACAAGAACCACGGCGGCATGGAGCAGGTTTTTGTCCTGAACCAGGCCGGAGGCTACCTGCACCAAAGCATTACTGAATTTAAAAAATTATTTTTCGAAATCGATCACCTGCCCCGCAGCCGCAAACATATCGCCGATCCCGCAACCAATTCCGCTGCGAAACGCATACACCTTTTCCTGCGCTGGATGGCACGGAAAGACCGGCGCGGCGTTGATCTGGGTATATGGAAATCCGTTTCGCCTGCGATTTTGTCGTGCCCACTCGACGTGCATTCGGGGAACATCGCACGAAGTCTGGGCCTCATTACACGCAAGCAGAATGACGGCAGGGCGTTGGCCGAGCTAGATGCCAAACTGCGCGATTTCGACCCTTTGGATCCGGTAAAATATGATTACGCACTTTTTGGTATTGGCGCTTTTGAGAAAAGTATCCTTCCGTAG
- the serC gene encoding 3-phosphoserine/phosphohydroxythreonine transaminase, translating into MKKHNYSAGPCILPQEVFEKSAAAILDFNNSGLSILEISHRSKDFVAVMEEARALVLELLGLQGKGYQALFMHGGASLEFLMVPYNLMKQNGKAAYLDTGTWANNAIKEARFFGEPMVVASSKASNYTFIPKDFAIPVDDDYFHCTSNNTIFGTQMKSFPETAVPMVCDMSSDIFSRTIDFSKFGLIYAGAQKNMGPAGATLVVIKEELLGRTGREIPSMLDYQKHIAAESMYNTPSVFPIYASLLTLQWLKGQGGIAGIEKVNEQKAALLYAEIDRNPLFRGTAAVEDRSIMNATFLLNDESHAPLFDSLWKSAGISGLPGHRSVGGYRASMYNALPLESVELLVAVMKELETKI; encoded by the coding sequence ATGAAAAAGCACAACTACAGCGCCGGTCCGTGCATCTTGCCGCAGGAAGTTTTTGAGAAATCGGCTGCGGCCATACTCGATTTTAACAACTCCGGTTTGTCGATTCTCGAGATTTCGCACCGCAGCAAGGATTTTGTTGCAGTGATGGAAGAGGCGCGCGCCTTGGTGCTGGAACTACTCGGACTCCAGGGCAAGGGCTACCAGGCGCTGTTTATGCACGGTGGCGCCAGTCTTGAATTCCTGATGGTGCCCTATAACCTGATGAAGCAAAACGGGAAAGCTGCATATCTCGATACCGGAACCTGGGCCAATAATGCGATTAAGGAAGCCCGGTTTTTCGGGGAGCCGATGGTTGTCGCTTCGTCGAAAGCGTCTAATTACACCTTCATACCAAAAGATTTTGCCATCCCTGTTGATGACGATTATTTCCATTGCACAAGCAACAATACCATTTTCGGAACCCAAATGAAATCATTTCCCGAAACCGCTGTGCCGATGGTATGTGACATGAGTTCGGATATATTCTCAAGAACCATCGATTTTTCAAAATTCGGTTTGATATATGCGGGCGCACAAAAAAATATGGGTCCTGCAGGCGCAACATTGGTGGTCATTAAGGAAGAATTATTGGGTAGAACCGGCCGTGAGATACCAAGTATGCTCGACTACCAAAAGCATATCGCTGCCGAAAGCATGTACAACACGCCCTCCGTATTCCCGATTTACGCGTCGCTGCTCACGCTGCAGTGGCTTAAAGGTCAGGGTGGCATTGCAGGAATAGAAAAAGTAAACGAACAAAAAGCAGCACTACTTTACGCTGAAATCGACAGAAACCCGTTGTTTAGAGGGACGGCGGCGGTCGAAGACAGGAGTATCATGAATGCCACTTTCCTCCTGAATGATGAATCACATGCGCCGTTATTTGACAGTTTGTGGAAAAGCGCCGGGATTTCAGGGCTGCCCGGACACCGCTCCGTGGGCGGCTACCGCGCCTCGATGTATAATGCATTGCCATTGGAAAGTGTCGAGCTTTTGGTAGCGGTCATGAAGGAACTGGAAACAAAAATATAA
- a CDS encoding DUF6787 family protein has protein sequence MSKLKQRWGITSNFQMAVIFVVFAINGTLSAEISKLLMGLLGISKATTPTYLYYPLLLVLVLPLYPFLLMAVGYLFGQSAFFFPFARKMLRSIGLGFVFGTKKTP, from the coding sequence ATGAGCAAACTCAAACAACGCTGGGGCATTACATCGAATTTTCAGATGGCCGTAATCTTTGTTGTTTTTGCCATCAATGGTACGCTGTCTGCAGAAATCTCGAAGCTGCTCATGGGCCTGCTCGGTATCAGTAAGGCAACCACCCCAACCTATTTGTATTATCCTTTATTACTTGTGCTGGTCCTGCCGCTGTATCCATTCCTGCTGATGGCTGTCGGGTACCTGTTCGGCCAGTCGGCGTTTTTCTTTCCTTTCGCCAGGAAAATGTTGCGAAGCATCGGACTTGGTTTCGTTTTCGGCACAAAAAAAACTCCCTGA
- a CDS encoding ABC transporter ATP-binding protein yields the protein MIQAKNIHKHYGELHVLKGVDLHIRKSEIVSVVGASGAGKTTLLHILGTLDKADAADSTQLLINGEDVLQMNDKNLSRFRNVNLGFIFQFHQLLPEFTALENVCIPAYIAGKGKAETEAEAKKLLDYLGLSHRVSHKPGELSGGEQQRVAVARALINKPAVIFADEPSGNLDTASAENLHQLFFRLRDEFSQTFVIVTHNEEFANMADRKLVMSDGNIVG from the coding sequence ATGATCCAGGCGAAAAACATCCATAAGCATTACGGGGAACTACATGTACTGAAAGGCGTGGATCTGCACATCCGTAAAAGCGAAATCGTATCAGTGGTCGGTGCATCAGGCGCTGGAAAAACGACGCTGCTGCACATCTTAGGTACATTGGATAAAGCCGATGCGGCCGATTCCACCCAATTATTGATCAATGGCGAAGATGTATTGCAGATGAACGACAAAAACCTCTCGCGCTTCCGGAACGTGAATTTAGGTTTTATTTTTCAGTTCCACCAGCTTCTGCCAGAGTTTACCGCGCTCGAAAATGTCTGCATTCCGGCTTACATTGCCGGCAAAGGCAAAGCGGAAACCGAGGCCGAAGCCAAAAAACTCCTTGACTATCTCGGACTTTCGCACCGCGTGTCGCACAAGCCCGGTGAGCTGTCAGGCGGTGAGCAGCAACGGGTCGCCGTGGCGCGCGCCCTGATCAATAAGCCTGCCGTTATTTTTGCAGACGAACCTTCCGGGAATCTCGACACCGCTTCCGCAGAAAACCTGCACCAGCTGTTTTTCAGGCTGCGTGACGAGTTCAGCCAGACGTTCGTCATCGTAACCCATAATGAAGAGTTTGCGAACATGGCCGATCGGAAACTGGTGATGTCCGACGGGAATATCGTGGGATAA